Proteins from a single region of Paraburkholderia sp. PGU19:
- a CDS encoding antibiotic biosynthesis monooxygenase — translation MYSSTFIFRAGQYDEAFHELDQRIAEVARSIPGYVSEETWENAGEGLIQNVYYWKSEEALLQLIRHPVHVEAKAKQSRWLDGYRVIIARVIREYGDGRLVSPLHGHQ, via the coding sequence ATGTACTCTTCCACCTTCATTTTTCGGGCCGGTCAATACGACGAGGCGTTCCATGAACTCGATCAGCGGATTGCCGAAGTGGCGCGATCCATACCGGGATATGTGAGCGAGGAGACGTGGGAAAACGCCGGAGAAGGATTGATCCAGAACGTCTACTACTGGAAGTCGGAAGAGGCATTGCTACAGCTGATCAGGCATCCCGTCCACGTCGAGGCGAAAGCGAAGCAAAGTCGCTGGCTGGACGGCTATCGGGTCATCATTGCGCGTGTGATTCGGGAATATGGTGACGGCCGGCTGGTGAGCCCGCTTCACGGCCATCAGTAA
- a CDS encoding FMN-binding negative transcriptional regulator — protein sequence MYIPAHFAETRKEVLHSRIVQHPFGTLITHGSGGLDANHIPFELAAEDGELGVLRGHVARANPVWQEVANGDEVLVVFHAGDAYISPNWYPSKHELHKQVPTWNYMVVHAHGRMTILDDERYVRGVVGRLTRTHEASEPKPWKMGDAPKDYVDAMVKAIVGVQIEITRLVGKSKLSQNKEARDIQGAAEALKSSGESQLADAMLAGVPTKQP from the coding sequence ATGTACATACCAGCCCACTTTGCCGAAACCCGAAAAGAAGTCTTACATTCCCGTATCGTTCAGCACCCGTTTGGCACGTTGATCACGCACGGGAGCGGCGGACTAGACGCCAATCACATTCCGTTTGAACTTGCGGCAGAGGACGGCGAACTGGGCGTGCTGCGCGGACATGTGGCGCGGGCCAACCCGGTATGGCAGGAGGTGGCGAACGGCGACGAGGTCCTTGTCGTCTTCCATGCGGGCGACGCCTATATTTCTCCGAACTGGTATCCGAGCAAGCATGAACTGCACAAACAGGTGCCGACCTGGAATTACATGGTCGTGCATGCGCACGGCCGCATGACCATTCTCGACGACGAGCGCTACGTGCGAGGCGTAGTGGGTCGGCTCACTCGCACACATGAGGCATCGGAACCGAAACCGTGGAAGATGGGCGACGCACCGAAGGACTACGTGGATGCGATGGTAAAGGCGATCGTCGGTGTTCAGATTGAGATCACGCGTCTTGTTGGCAAGAGCAAGCTCAGCCAGAACAAGGAAGCTCGGGATATCCAGGGTGCAGCTGAAGCACTCAAGTCGAGTGGCGAATCCCAGCTTGCCGATGCAATGCTCGCCGGGGTTCCGACGAAGCAGCCATAG